Proteins found in one Mucilaginibacter gracilis genomic segment:
- a CDS encoding C40 family peptidase, producing the protein MKPYLSVFFFILFSCVALTANAAHKPKNNSAVKDKGANSTVNTAEVCADDILYFAETLIGTRYRTAAANPLYGFDCSGFVSYVFKNFNFAVPRSSCEFISVGEKIKLEDALPGDIILFTGTSKKSRRIGHIGILVSNQNSEVTFIHSTSGKEHGVTITAMDDRYKRRFVQIIRLLKQNDEPQTATL; encoded by the coding sequence ATGAAGCCTTACCTGTCAGTTTTTTTCTTTATTTTGTTTAGTTGCGTTGCTTTAACTGCAAATGCGGCGCATAAACCAAAAAATAATTCGGCAGTTAAAGATAAAGGAGCTAACTCAACTGTAAATACCGCCGAAGTTTGTGCCGATGATATTTTATATTTTGCCGAAACATTAATAGGCACTCGCTACAGAACTGCCGCTGCTAACCCCTTGTATGGTTTTGATTGTTCGGGGTTTGTAAGTTATGTTTTTAAAAATTTCAATTTTGCTGTGCCGCGTTCTTCGTGCGAATTTATCAGCGTAGGCGAAAAAATAAAACTTGAGGATGCCCTTCCCGGAGATATTATTTTATTTACTGGTACAAGTAAAAAGAGCCGACGCATTGGTCATATAGGCATTTTGGTGAGTAACCAAAATAGCGAAGTAACATTTATTCATTCAACATCGGGTAAAGAACATGGCGTTACCATTACCGCAATGGACGACCGGTACAAACGCAGGTTTGTACAAATAATACGTTTGCTGAAACAGAACGACGAGCCTCAAACAGCTACCTTATAA
- a CDS encoding bifunctional riboflavin kinase/FAD synthetase: MKIYNNIDDFELIENAVVTIGTFDGVHTGHRKIIAKIQELAKECGGETVILTFFPHPRMILNPEDQSLKLITTISEKAQLLEELGVDHLIVTPFSRDFSNLSALEYIHDVLVAKIGIKKIVIGYDHRFGKDRKGGLEDLQRLSKVYEFEVIEIPEQDVNDVAVSSTKIRTALLSDDVDLANQFLSYPFFITGKVIRGDQIGRQIGYPTANILIPESYKLIPADGIFAVTVELQSGVYKGMAYIGHRPTINGMTRNIEVNIFDFNEDIYDQQIRMHFHHFVRSDIKFTGLDELKIQLAKDRESVLALLK, translated from the coding sequence ATGAAGATCTATAATAATATTGACGATTTTGAGTTGATAGAAAACGCCGTTGTAACCATTGGCACATTTGATGGCGTGCATACTGGTCACCGTAAAATTATAGCTAAAATACAGGAGCTTGCTAAAGAGTGCGGCGGCGAAACGGTTATACTAACTTTTTTTCCGCACCCGCGGATGATTTTGAACCCCGAAGACCAGAGCCTTAAACTCATCACCACCATAAGCGAAAAGGCTCAACTTTTAGAAGAATTAGGGGTTGACCACTTAATAGTTACCCCGTTTTCACGGGATTTTTCAAACCTATCGGCCCTGGAGTATATTCACGATGTTTTGGTGGCTAAAATTGGCATCAAAAAAATTGTGATAGGTTACGACCACCGTTTTGGAAAAGACCGCAAAGGCGGCCTTGAAGATTTGCAACGCCTAAGCAAAGTTTACGAGTTTGAGGTAATAGAAATACCCGAACAGGATGTTAATGATGTTGCCGTAAGCTCAACCAAAATACGCACGGCACTATTAAGCGACGATGTTGACCTGGCTAATCAGTTTTTAAGTTATCCTTTTTTTATCACCGGCAAGGTTATCCGTGGCGATCAAATTGGAAGGCAAATAGGTTACCCAACGGCCAATATCCTTATCCCCGAAAGCTACAAACTAATACCTGCCGACGGCATTTTTGCAGTTACCGTTGAGCTGCAAAGCGGTGTATACAAAGGTATGGCTTACATAGGGCACCGCCCAACCATTAACGGCATGACGCGTAATATTGAAGTTAACATCTTCGATTTTAACGAAGATATTTACGACCAGCAAATCCGCATGCATTTCCATCATTTTGTGCGTAGCGATATTAAATTTACCGGGCTCGATGAGCTTAAAATTCAATTAGCCAAGGATAGGGAAAGCGTGTTAGCGTTGTTAAAATAA
- a CDS encoding tetratricopeptide repeat-containing sensor histidine kinase, producing the protein MLILIISSTPYSKAQQRELDSLESVLRKHPKKDTGRVDILNQLSLMYYDTKSSRLKIYGNEALSLSLRLNYKPGQAMAYKNLGLGYLAANANPVALDYFSKALNIFTALHDNLNTARVLNNIGYFYGLIKDYDQELNYMLKAYNQAKGSGNAAVLTVLLGNIGNAYEMGNRFEKARQYYIQSLNLAQQKQITGGVVAAYSNLASVSLKEKKYAEAMQYCDKVLLLKSVSDNFKPRDLANIYTIKGKIHYNLKEYDKARQMFTESSAIAGFIGNAEYLSQNYYSLYLLDSIKGDFRGALKNYSQYVKLDDSLVDVNKNILASLYQVKFDSEKRIAENSRLKIEQEKNTTIIGQQHTSQIVLIVGFLIILIGAVYLFRINNQVKAKSQIIEEQNQILENNNMVKDKLFSVISHDLRSPITQVIGLLDLWEAGEMNQAEMAVVTPAVKSSIRHTLELLDNLLIWSKNQLQGFNFNPLVFDLRYLATENIKGLQSLIQKKQLVVKNDIRLDTLVYADMEMIKIVLRNLISNAIKFTPDKGIIRISSYTKNSEIIICVEDNGIGIKSGDQDKIFSFTSHTTLGTANEKGTGIGLKICRDFIELNNGHIWMHSEEDKGSKFYISLPLNIAAMPKTTAVAV; encoded by the coding sequence ATGCTTATTTTAATAATAAGCTCTACCCCGTACTCCAAAGCTCAACAGCGTGAACTTGATAGTTTAGAAAGTGTATTGCGAAAGCATCCCAAAAAAGATACTGGCCGGGTTGATATACTCAACCAGTTATCGTTAATGTATTACGATACTAAATCAAGCCGGCTTAAAATCTATGGTAACGAGGCACTAAGTTTATCGCTCCGGTTAAATTACAAACCCGGCCAGGCAATGGCTTATAAAAATTTAGGATTAGGGTACCTTGCAGCCAACGCAAACCCGGTTGCGCTTGATTATTTTAGTAAGGCCCTCAACATATTTACCGCCCTGCACGATAATTTGAATACGGCCCGCGTGCTCAATAACATCGGTTATTTTTATGGCCTGATAAAAGACTATGACCAAGAATTGAATTACATGTTAAAGGCTTACAACCAGGCCAAAGGTTCGGGTAATGCAGCAGTTTTAACCGTACTTTTAGGAAACATTGGTAATGCTTACGAAATGGGCAACCGGTTTGAAAAAGCACGCCAATATTACATCCAGTCGTTAAACCTGGCTCAACAAAAGCAAATAACCGGCGGCGTTGTTGCCGCTTATTCTAATTTAGCATCGGTTAGCCTGAAGGAAAAAAAATATGCCGAGGCCATGCAATATTGCGACAAGGTTTTGCTGTTAAAAAGCGTGAGTGATAATTTTAAACCGCGCGATTTGGCTAATATTTATACCATAAAGGGTAAAATTCATTACAACTTAAAGGAGTATGATAAGGCCAGGCAAATGTTTACCGAAAGCTCGGCAATAGCTGGTTTTATTGGTAACGCCGAGTATTTAAGCCAAAATTACTACAGCTTATATCTTTTAGACTCTATAAAGGGCGATTTTCGCGGAGCTTTAAAAAATTATTCGCAATACGTCAAACTTGATGATAGCCTTGTTGATGTTAATAAAAACATATTGGCTTCGTTGTACCAGGTAAAATTCGATTCGGAAAAGCGAATTGCCGAAAACTCCCGTTTAAAAATTGAGCAGGAAAAAAATACAACCATTATTGGCCAGCAGCATACCAGCCAAATAGTGCTTATTGTTGGTTTTTTAATTATATTAATTGGTGCTGTTTACTTGTTTAGGATAAATAACCAGGTGAAAGCTAAAAGCCAAATAATTGAAGAGCAAAACCAGATATTGGAAAACAACAATATGGTGAAGGATAAGCTGTTCTCGGTAATATCGCACGATTTGCGGAGCCCCATAACCCAGGTGATAGGTTTGCTTGATTTGTGGGAAGCAGGCGAAATGAACCAGGCAGAAATGGCAGTTGTAACCCCAGCCGTTAAAAGCAGCATCAGGCATACGCTGGAGCTGCTTGATAATTTATTAATATGGTCTAAAAATCAATTACAGGGTTTTAATTTTAATCCCTTGGTTTTTGATTTGAGGTACCTTGCTACCGAAAACATTAAAGGGTTGCAATCGCTAATCCAAAAAAAGCAACTTGTTGTTAAAAACGATATCAGGCTTGATACCTTGGTTTACGCCGATATGGAGATGATAAAAATTGTGCTGCGCAACCTCATATCCAACGCTATTAAGTTTACTCCCGATAAAGGTATTATCCGCATTAGCAGTTACACTAAAAACAGTGAGATTATAATTTGTGTTGAAGATAATGGCATAGGTATTAAAAGCGGCGATCAGGATAAAATATTTTCCTTTACATCGCACACCACCCTGGGTACCGCTAACGAAAAGGGTACAGGGATAGGCCTCAAAATATGCCGCGATTTTATTGAACTAAACAATGGCCACATTTGGATGCATAGCGAAGAGGATAAGGGTAGCAAATTTTATATTTCGCTGCCGCTTAATATTGCTGCTATGCCCAAAACAACAGCTGTAGCTGTTTAA
- a CDS encoding undecaprenyl-diphosphate phosphatase, which produces MSILHVIILAIIEGITEFLPVSSTGHMVIASSLMGIDKDDFVKLFEIVIQFGAILSVVVLYFKRFVRSFDFYVKLLIAFIPAAIVGVLFKKKIDLLLESPLVVAITLLAYGIVLLFVDQWFNKVEVDDSNKISNATAFKIGLFQCLSIIPGTSRSAATIVGGMSQKLSRTAAAEFSFFLAVPTMFGATCKALWDYKKDHAVLFTGEQLKFLVVGNVIAFVVAMLAIKTFITFLEKKGFKLFGYYRIIIGIVLIAMYFTGHLA; this is translated from the coding sequence ATGAGCATACTACATGTAATTATCCTTGCTATAATTGAAGGGATAACAGAGTTTTTGCCCGTATCATCAACCGGGCACATGGTTATTGCAAGTTCTTTGATGGGTATAGATAAGGATGACTTTGTAAAACTCTTTGAAATTGTAATACAATTTGGAGCTATCCTTTCGGTAGTTGTATTGTATTTTAAACGATTTGTACGTTCGTTTGATTTTTATGTTAAGCTGCTTATAGCTTTTATCCCTGCGGCTATAGTAGGGGTATTGTTTAAAAAGAAGATCGACCTTTTGTTAGAGAGCCCACTGGTGGTAGCCATAACGCTGCTGGCTTACGGTATTGTGCTTTTATTTGTCGATCAATGGTTCAACAAAGTTGAGGTTGACGATTCGAACAAGATATCAAACGCCACAGCTTTTAAAATAGGCTTATTTCAGTGTTTATCCATTATTCCGGGTACTTCGCGCTCGGCAGCAACCATAGTTGGTGGTATGTCGCAAAAATTGAGTAGAACCGCAGCCGCCGAATTTTCATTCTTTTTGGCTGTACCTACCATGTTTGGCGCCACCTGCAAAGCGTTGTGGGATTACAAAAAAGACCACGCCGTTTTATTTACGGGCGAACAACTTAAGTTTTTGGTAGTGGGTAACGTTATCGCTTTTGTGGTAGCCATGCTGGCCATCAAAACCTTTATTACTTTTTTGGAGAAAAAAGGCTTTAAATTATTTGGCTACTACCGTATTATTATTGGTATAGTGTTAATAGCAATGTATTTTACCGGGCATTTGGCCTAA
- a CDS encoding DUF3098 domain-containing protein gives MAQKQVKPIIAQPVKTAEARASQTTAPAQFVFGKQNYRIFLVAIAVVVIGFVLMSGTTDIYDTRKIVIAPLTVLGGFAIGFFAIFKKPANKA, from the coding sequence ATGGCACAAAAACAAGTTAAACCTATTATAGCACAGCCGGTTAAAACAGCCGAAGCCCGTGCTTCACAAACAACAGCACCGGCGCAATTTGTGTTCGGTAAACAAAACTACCGCATATTTTTAGTAGCTATAGCCGTAGTAGTTATTGGCTTTGTGCTAATGAGCGGCACTACCGATATTTACGATACCCGTAAAATTGTTATAGCACCCCTTACCGTATTAGGTGGTTTCGCCATTGGCTTTTTTGCAATATTTAAAAAACCTGCTAACAAAGCATGA
- a CDS encoding DUF2157 domain-containing protein yields MEKLDLDKQESEFLNHAINHWEKEGLIDKAVAQTLRQSYDIKGFDWMRLAKYSFWIALICGGISFGWFIIDDAFINYIKKLYYTPNIVIAIISAVAAVGLFLWERRLKRISPEKVFSNEAVTFMAVLFTALCIAYLGKTFDNGSGHFSLLFLVSVFVYGILAWNMASQMIWLFALISLGSWFGSETGYQTHWGYYFLGMNYPLRFVLFGGVIVTAGAILKSKTWFKQFADITYITGLLYLFLSLWFLSFFGNYANFDQWWPVKQITLFYWGIIAAAFFGGFLFYGLKNNDVIAREFGITFLIILIYTKYFEYFWSNTNKPLFFAILAVSFWFIGRRAEKIWNVRSAKREK; encoded by the coding sequence TTGGAAAAACTCGACCTCGATAAACAGGAAAGCGAATTTTTAAATCACGCCATTAACCATTGGGAAAAGGAAGGGCTTATTGATAAAGCCGTAGCCCAAACGCTCAGGCAGTCGTATGATATTAAGGGTTTTGATTGGATGCGCCTCGCCAAGTACTCGTTTTGGATAGCGCTTATCTGCGGCGGCATATCGTTCGGCTGGTTTATTATCGACGATGCGTTTATCAACTACATCAAAAAACTTTATTACACCCCAAACATTGTTATTGCCATCATATCGGCAGTAGCTGCTGTAGGGCTGTTTTTGTGGGAACGGCGCTTAAAGCGGATTTCTCCCGAAAAGGTTTTTAGCAACGAGGCTGTAACCTTTATGGCTGTTTTATTTACCGCCCTATGCATAGCATACCTTGGTAAAACGTTTGATAATGGTTCGGGACATTTTTCACTGCTTTTCCTTGTTTCGGTATTTGTGTATGGCATACTGGCCTGGAATATGGCGTCGCAAATGATATGGCTTTTTGCTCTCATTTCGCTGGGAAGTTGGTTTGGCAGCGAAACGGGCTATCAAACACATTGGGGCTACTACTTTTTAGGGATGAATTATCCGCTGCGCTTTGTACTGTTCGGCGGGGTTATCGTAACTGCTGGGGCAATACTAAAAAGTAAAACATGGTTTAAGCAATTTGCCGATATTACTTATATCACGGGCTTATTGTACCTTTTCCTTTCGCTATGGTTTTTGTCGTTTTTTGGTAACTATGCCAATTTCGATCAATGGTGGCCGGTTAAGCAAATCACGCTGTTTTATTGGGGCATTATTGCAGCCGCTTTTTTTGGCGGATTTTTGTTTTACGGGTTAAAAAATAACGATGTAATAGCCCGCGAGTTTGGCATAACTTTCCTCATCATATTAATCTATACCAAATACTTTGAGTATTTTTGGAGCAACACCAACAAGCCGCTTTTTTTTGCTATCCTGGCTGTTTCGTTCTGGTTCATTGGCCGCCGGGCCGAGAAGATATGGAACGTAAGGAGTGCTAAAAGGGAGAAATAA
- a CDS encoding cell division protein FtsX, which yields MEEFEASISAKKTKAIYISTVFGIAMVLLMIGLLGLILVHANNLSRYVKENIVLNIIVDDAAHETDVIQLKKQLDQNLYVKDAEYVSKELAARNLQKDLGKDFVSFLGFNPLPSSIDVYLKADYANNVNIDQFKAQLLKNPLVKEVIYQRSLVDQMNQNLGSISLVVLAFAGIFLVVSVALINNTIRLAIYSQRFLIKSMQLVGATKGFIRKPFLLYGIWHGLLGGLIAVILLIGMLYLATIQIPDLVILQSKAEFGIVFLGVVGIGILISVLSTYSAVSKFLRLKIYDLYR from the coding sequence ATGGAAGAATTTGAGGCCAGCATATCGGCAAAAAAAACCAAGGCAATATATATATCAACAGTATTTGGTATTGCTATGGTATTATTGATGATTGGCCTTTTGGGTTTGATATTGGTACATGCCAATAACCTGTCGCGCTATGTAAAAGAAAACATAGTACTTAATATTATAGTTGACGATGCCGCGCACGAAACCGACGTGATACAACTTAAAAAACAGCTTGACCAAAACCTGTATGTAAAGGATGCCGAGTACGTGAGCAAAGAATTAGCTGCCCGCAACCTGCAAAAAGACCTCGGTAAAGATTTTGTAAGCTTTTTAGGCTTTAACCCCCTGCCATCATCAATAGACGTGTATTTAAAGGCAGATTATGCCAACAATGTTAATATAGACCAGTTTAAGGCACAATTGCTAAAAAACCCATTGGTTAAGGAAGTGATCTACCAACGATCGTTAGTTGACCAAATGAACCAAAACTTAGGCTCAATTAGTTTGGTAGTTTTGGCTTTCGCCGGAATTTTCCTGGTAGTTTCGGTAGCGTTAATTAACAATACCATCAGGCTGGCCATTTATTCGCAGCGTTTTTTAATTAAATCTATGCAGTTGGTTGGCGCAACAAAAGGGTTTATCCGCAAACCGTTTTTATTGTACGGTATATGGCACGGCTTATTGGGCGGCCTTATAGCCGTTATATTGCTCATAGGTATGCTTTACCTGGCAACCATCCAAATACCCGATTTGGTTATACTACAAAGCAAAGCCGAGTTTGGCATTGTATTTTTAGGAGTAGTGGGTATAGGTATCTTAATTTCGGTATTGAGCACCTACTCGGCAGTGAGCAAATTCTTACGTTTAAAAATTTACGACCTTTACAGATAA
- the truB gene encoding tRNA pseudouridine(55) synthase TruB — translation MLLVNKPYNWTSFDVVGKIRNSLKPLKLKVGHAGTLDPLATGLLIICTGKLTKQIDTFQAEEKEYTGTMILGATTPSYDMETDEDEKFDIGNITDEQILNNTAQFTGDIQQYPPAHSAVKINGERLYEKARRGEEVELRLRFVTISEFEITRIALPEVDFRVVCSKGTYIRSLVNDFGRALNNGAYLSKLRRTRSGNFNVSDAFEVMELVEHIRLLKVEPELLK, via the coding sequence ATGCTATTGGTAAACAAGCCTTATAATTGGACGAGTTTTGATGTGGTTGGCAAAATACGCAACTCGTTAAAGCCGCTAAAGTTAAAGGTAGGCCACGCCGGCACGCTCGATCCGCTGGCTACCGGGCTGCTCATTATTTGCACCGGTAAACTTACCAAGCAAATAGATACCTTTCAGGCCGAGGAAAAAGAGTACACCGGCACCATGATACTGGGAGCCACCACGCCATCCTACGATATGGAAACCGATGAGGATGAAAAATTTGACATCGGCAATATTACCGACGAACAAATACTGAATAACACCGCGCAGTTTACCGGCGACATACAGCAATACCCCCCGGCACATTCGGCAGTGAAAATTAATGGTGAGCGCCTGTACGAAAAAGCGCGCCGTGGAGAAGAAGTGGAACTGCGTTTACGCTTTGTAACCATAAGCGAGTTTGAAATAACCCGTATTGCCTTACCCGAAGTGGACTTTAGGGTTGTTTGCAGCAAGGGTACATACATCCGCTCGTTGGTGAACGATTTTGGTCGGGCCTTAAATAATGGCGCATATCTGTCAAAACTGCGCCGAACCCGCAGCGGTAATTTTAACGTGAGCGATGCCTTTGAGGTAATGGAATTGGTTGAGCATATCCGATTGTTAAAAGTTGAGCCCGAATTGCTTAAATAA
- a CDS encoding DUF2130 domain-containing protein, whose translation MATEVKCPGCGNVFPLEEAMTEEYKKELREKMQTFTRQKEDEYQRKLDEFSKKEQQQLLQFEHKLNSEKKALQLSLEENLRKTIAADFENELKMLQSNNKDAEEKLKASRLKELEFLQKEQQLKTREEEMEINLQRKLQEQRNELAEQIRKQEAEKSLLKDSEHQMLIMEYKKKLEDQSRLVEEMKRKAEQGSTQLQGEVQELVLEELLRNSFPFDVISEVGKGVRGADCVQTVRNQFGQECGRIIYESKRTTAFGGDWIEKLKKDMRANGVDVAVIVTQCYPKGMDCFGEREGVWVCSFEEAKAVASVLRDGIIRLYNATRSQENKGDKMHLLYDYLTGTEFSEQWKAIREGFMSMRISIQRERDAMEKLWKAREKQLEKVLLNAAHIRGSIEGIAGSENIQLSLTDDTDELLIE comes from the coding sequence ATGGCTACAGAAGTTAAGTGTCCGGGATGCGGTAATGTATTTCCTTTAGAGGAAGCCATGACCGAGGAGTATAAAAAGGAACTGCGCGAAAAGATGCAAACCTTTACCCGCCAAAAGGAAGATGAGTATCAGCGCAAGCTGGACGAGTTTAGCAAAAAGGAGCAACAGCAATTGTTGCAGTTTGAGCATAAGTTGAACAGCGAAAAAAAAGCTTTGCAGTTGAGCCTGGAAGAAAACCTGCGCAAAACCATAGCCGCCGATTTTGAGAACGAGTTAAAAATGTTGCAAAGCAATAATAAAGATGCTGAGGAAAAGCTCAAAGCTTCGCGCTTAAAGGAGCTGGAATTTTTGCAGAAAGAACAACAGTTAAAAACCCGCGAAGAAGAAATGGAAATTAATCTGCAACGCAAATTGCAGGAGCAGCGCAACGAACTGGCCGAACAAATACGCAAGCAGGAAGCCGAAAAAAGTTTGCTTAAAGATAGCGAACACCAAATGCTGATAATGGAATACAAGAAAAAACTGGAGGACCAGAGCAGGCTTGTTGAAGAAATGAAGCGTAAAGCCGAGCAGGGTTCTACACAGTTGCAGGGCGAGGTGCAGGAGTTGGTTTTAGAAGAATTATTACGCAACAGTTTCCCTTTTGATGTGATAAGCGAGGTGGGCAAAGGTGTTAGAGGGGCCGATTGCGTGCAAACCGTGCGCAACCAGTTTGGGCAGGAGTGTGGCCGCATCATCTACGAAAGTAAACGCACTACAGCCTTTGGTGGCGATTGGATTGAGAAGCTTAAAAAAGATATGCGCGCCAACGGGGTTGATGTTGCCGTTATTGTTACCCAGTGTTACCCTAAAGGGATGGACTGTTTTGGCGAGCGCGAGGGCGTTTGGGTATGTTCGTTTGAAGAGGCGAAGGCTGTGGCGTCGGTACTGCGCGATGGTATTATCAGGCTGTATAATGCCACACGGTCGCAAGAGAACAAGGGCGATAAAATGCACCTGCTGTATGATTACCTTACCGGGACAGAGTTTTCTGAACAATGGAAGGCAATTCGTGAAGGGTTTATGAGTATGCGTATATCCATTCAGCGTGAGCGCGATGCGATGGAAAAGCTTTGGAAGGCCCGCGAAAAACAATTGGAAAAAGTATTACTGAATGCGGCCCATATTCGTGGTTCTATCGAAGGTATTGCCGGCAGCGAGAACATACAACTAAGCTTAACCGATGATACCGATGAGCTGTTAATTGAATAA